The following nucleotide sequence is from Ailuropoda melanoleuca isolate Jingjing chromosome 12, ASM200744v2, whole genome shotgun sequence.
ATGGCGCCGCGGCCGCGCCTGCTCCTCGGCTGGCAGCCGCTCCGCTCCGGCTGCAGCCCCGGCTGCAGCCCCGGCTCCTTCCTACTCCCGGGGCCCGCGCCGCCACTTCCGCCTCCACCCCCCTACGGCGCGACTCGCTAGGGCTGCGGGATACCAGGCCACGCTTCCGAAGGGCAGGGATTGGCGAGCTCGGCGGCCAGGAGGCGGGACAAAAGGCGCGGATTGGCAGCTTGAGAGGGGACGGGCCAAAGGGGGAAGGACCAAGACGAGCGATTGGCGGAGCAAGTGGGAAGGGACCGTACAGAAATGCTTAGCCGAGCTGAGCAACGGATTTGGTCAGGAGTACGGGTGCAGAGTCGAGACTCCGGATTGGGTAGGAGCGGACCTGGGGGCGGGGACATGACTGCAAAGAAGGGGGCATGGACAGGATTGACAGACCCTGAAGAGGAGCAGATATTGAGCTGGCGAGCACTCTCTCTGACCTCAAaggcaagaaagaggaaaactcGGGCGGGGGGGAGGATACGTGCAGACTAACCTCCCACCTCCCTTTGCAGATGATCTTCCACGAAAACCTCTGTGATTTATGTCTTCCTCATGGTCCGATTGGCTCATTCCCAATAGTTCAACTCCCTCCAATTGGTCTAGAAAGGTCACAACCCGCACCCGGACTGTTCAGGTTATTCCGCCTTCTCATTCGCTGTGTCTGGTATCTACGCTTAGGAGCCCACCTCCGGTACCCAGCATAGAGCGAAGAGCTTTTAATCGGTGGAACTCTGCCTAGCAACCACTGACGTTACCACAGTCAGGGGTCTGACTGGCTAAATTCAGGAACCTGGGGAAGCATTTCCTTTGTTACACCtcctccccgcaccccccccccaataaagaCCACAGAGACCCGCAAATTTTGCACTTGGGTGATATATTTGCATAATGCcgggaagaaaaaaacagcaggGACAGTGGTAGGCTGAGCTCACTGGCAGTAGAAATCCCatttctgaaaaagagaaagggaaaacagtGGGGAGAAAACCAGCGGTCACACCGCAAAGGATCTGGTGGTTTTAGCAAAGGCTGTAGCGGCAGGGGCCAGGTTTGGCCAAACACGTGCTATGCAAATTAGCCCAGAGCCCCTTAATCTTTGCACCTCTCAATCTGACAGGGACTTAAAAATcactccccattttacagataagaaaattgagggaGGAAATTTGTCCCAGCGCACAGAGCCACGCTGCcagggagccaaaggcagaagcatTTCTGCCCATCTTCACAACCCCAGGGTCCTCCCTCTCGATCCCTGTCAGCCCCCAAGACACTCACATCTGTCTTCACATCGATTTTGCCAGGTTTCAGGGTCTGGTCCTCACGTACAACACTACTGGGGAAGTAGCCCAGGCGAGCAGCTAAATCTCCATAGTAATCTCCCTGAACCTGGAGAGGAAGAATTCAATGCCGGGGTCTGGGAAGACGGCAAACTCGTTCCTGCTGAAGACCATAGCACTTTTCTTCCTGATCTCCAGATGGCTGGCTCCATCCTTGTCACTCAGATCTCAGCTTACAGTCACTGCGTGcaggccctccctgaccacctgaAGTAGCCCCTGAGTCAGTGTGTATTAATTCTTGGAGGAGCACATATTTGCTGATATCTTTTGATAACTTGTCTCCTTCCATTAGAATAAAAGGGATCATTCGCTGTTGTATCTTCAGGGTctggaacagagcctggcactaCAGTGGGTGCCCCATAATTGCTCAACAAGGTAAAAACCAAGTAGATCACAATACCCCTTCCCCCCTGCCAAACTATTTCAGTCCATCCCCTCAAATTTTCCCTTTGGGTGGAAAATTAGGGTAtactcccaccccagcctcacattctttcctcttctgttctccCAAGACTCACACTGCCTCCCCAGAAGAGCCGCCCTCGGCCCTTCAGCTTGGAGAAGACATACACGACTTGGCCCCTGTGTATGGTCAGGAAACGGCAGTCGGGGGCCACGTAGTCCTGAAGGGCCACAGCCATGGAGATGGGGTCTAGggaaggaatagaagggaatgaCAGCACCCTCCACACGGGCTGGTAGCCCAAGCCCCCaggccccccaacccccagctctTACAGCTGCATTCCTCATCAGCACACAGCTTGCGGTCAGCCAGCTTGGGCATGGCGCGGCCCCCGACACTAGGCCCTGGGAAGGCAGACAGCAAAACAATGACACCGAGGAACACTGGCGAGCCAGCCATCATGGACTCCAAGCAAGAGAGTGACTGAGGGGGAAATGGGGTCTCCAgtttccttctgccctccctctctccagcaaCACAAGGAAACCTGTGTCCTCGGTCCAGTCTCCGCCCTTAACCAGTTCCAAATTTCTCCCACGACACCTAGAGGTTGCTACCCAGCCAGAACCACTTCAAGGCCAGGGTGAGGGCTGCCTGCCCAAGGAAATGCCCAGATAGGCCCAAGCAGTCCAGGCCACTCCAAGTGagagccaccccccaccccctccacaatCAGAGGCCAGACAGGCAGGTTGAGATATTCAATTCCATTTCTCGTGAGGCTGCTTGGGTACCCGGgcctctctgctgccccctccaagaacagaaaacaggGAGCTAGTACAGAAACtaccttggaatttcctgtgctCAGGACAGAACAAGGCAGCCTTTTGATCGCCAGGAACAGCCCCCACTCTCAAGGACCAAGTATTATATGCTGGGTCTTAAGGCTAGCAATGCCCTACCATAATCACTATTTATCTTCATAAGCCACTTCCTGACTGGGTGACCCGGGCTAAGCGATTTCTCTTCTAAGAGCCTCGCCTtactcctctgtaaaatagggaccAGGAAAGCTAACCGTTATTTAAAGACCACTCCGCACGTAATTTTTCTTATTAACTCAAATGGACACTCAGCATCACCTTAAGAGGGCTGTTAGAACCCCACTCACCATGGAAATGGCAGGGGAGAGCCTtcagaaacttgcccaaggttagaGCCAGGAAGCCGAGGGGCCAGATTTGGCTCAGGCCCACCCACACCCATCATTCACTGAGTGTGGAGTTGTCCATTGTCGCCAAAGGTCAGGAGAAAACAGAGGCGGAACTTGAACTCAAGTCTCAACCTTTAAAAACTGCGTCTCCACTAGATCCCCGTGCCAAGGTCATTCTCCTGGGCGGCCATCTCCCGTCCTCGGGCATTCTCACCTTTGGCCTTAAGTTCAAACTTTTGTGAGGGGGAAGTGGGTTGGGTGTGCATggacttgggggtggggaagaattCATCAGGGGCAAGCCTGGACCTCAGCCAACTCCATGCACCCAATACACAGCACCGCCACCATGGATGGGAGAAGGAGCTCTGCTCAGAAGTCACGTCCAATGATTGGCTTCCTTGATCACCTGGGACCAGCCCCATGGTCCCAGTTGTTTATCAGAACACAGTATTTGCAGTTAGCTTGTCTATTTCGTTTACCGCTGCATGTCCTGTGCCAAGAACAGTATTTAGCACGATAGGTACTTAACACGTATTTGCTGAGTTTATAGTGCTTCCTGAGTACCTGGCAGTGGGGGTGCGCTGGGGGTAGTGGCATGTACCAACAAGAAATACCACGGTACTAACATACAGGAATTCTTCCCTTACACGGGAAGAAAATGAAGCTTGGAGTGGGGACATCAATTGCtcatggggaagagaaaaaagaaagaagaaaaaccaggacCTGGGGCTGCCAGTGTGGTGGGCAAGACATTTCCACTTGCCATTAGCAACAAGACTTGCCTCTTAGCGGAGACAACAATCCCTTTCTCCTTTCAGATCCTACAAGGAGAAAGACTGTATTTGGTGCTGTTAAGTCTTTACCACTGCAAACACTGATGTTCCTCTTTAACAGAAAAAAGCAGAGCAGGAGGTGGCTTGGGCTGAGAGCCTTCACGGAAGATGACCACACAGAATTTAACAGtcttctaagatttatttttgtggtCAATTTTCTACTTCTGGCAAATGATCTCATTTTTCTGTGTACATGGCCTGAAAAAGGGTCTTAagcaatatatgtatttttgagtCAATTAAAAAATTGTCCAgaggcgcatgggtggctcagtcggttaagcgtcttgacttcagctcaggtcatgatctcagggttctgagatcgagccccctgttgggctccctactcagcagagagtccctcttcctctgccccctgcaacccactgtctctctctcaaataaataaatctttaaaaaaaattttttttccggATCAGGTGTGCAAAAGACTGCCAAAGAAGGTCCCTCTTTTGATCTCCCCTCTTATCCATAGCTTCAGCCAGATTACATGACTGTGCAATTAGAAACTCCATTTCCTAGACTCCCCTGCAGCCAGGGGACTGGAGGATGTGGTTCAGACACCTGCCTGAGGCTCCTGGCTGGCAGGTGGCCAGCACGGAAGATCAGCGGTGTTTGAAGTGGCCATACCCTTTGTGCCTGGTCAGTAGCTTCCCATGTGGGATGGGCACTTCCATCAGCAACAGTGGCGCCTTCCTGAAGTCCAGACTGCAGCTCAGAGACTGCAAGCTTCAACTCCAGAGTCTCAAACCCAGGCTACCACTCCTTCTATCCTTCCAATGAATTCCTGAACACCcagttcccttccttttcttccacaagTATCTAGTGTGATTTCTCGGGACTGTTGCTATGACAGAGGACATTTGTGTGAAGATTcaaaaaaggtgaagaaaaaccTTTCTGGACACTATCATGTTAAAAAAACATACGAATCTACAAAGTGAATAGTGTGCCCTTAAACGTGGCATCCTTGTGTAGTACACAACCTGCCCAACTGGACATGGCAGCCTGGGTTTCAATTTCCTGCTCTGAATGCTGATTGAGACAaaacaggcatttttccaaacTAGGAAAGATGCCTGACGCTTAGACAGTTACTACACTATTCTCTGTTTTCCCAAGGTTGCAAACCCCAACATGCTAAGGGGTCCCAACACCCTATTCTGAAGTGCAAGAAAAGGCGGCACAGAGGACGAGAAAATAAAAACGACAAATGGTTGCGAAAAACCAGACCTCAAAAAAACCACTTTAATTCCGGCCTAACAGCGCCAGGTGCAATGTCTGGGGACAGACTCTGGGTACAATGCTGTGTGGCGACCACTCACTCACACACGGCTCTGAGAAGGCCCCCGAGGGGGACTTACCTTCAGGGGGCTGAGCCAAGGGGGGAAAGGGGTGGCCCCAGaacagggggcaggggcaggcgggGGAAAAGGTGCTACTTCTTGGCGAAGGAGATCTTCATGGCGTTGTTCTGCGTGATCTTGAAGCCCTGCAGCGCATCACGAGCAGCCCCCGCCTGGACCTCGTTGTCAAACTCCACAAAGGCAATGTCATGCCGCCCAGGGACTAGGCGGACCTCCTTGAAGCCAGGGAACCTGAAAGATGGGAAAAGACCTCAGGGATCCAGACTCAGCATCTCCCCCAAATGCTCTGGCATCTGGAGCATAGAGGCCAAAGATGCTAAGATCCTACAACGTGCAGTAAGAAAGGATTACCCAGCCCCAAATGCACCCAGTGCTAAGTGGGTAACCCCAACACAAGCAAGTACACACAGGTGTCATTTAAGGAAGTACCTCAACGGGAACACCTATGCCTATGCAACCACAACTCAGATCAAGAAACGGGacacatgggggcgcctgggtggctcagtcagtgaagcctctgcctttggctcaggtcatgatctcagggtcctgggatcaatctccgcattgggctccctgctcaacagggagcctgcttctcgctctccctctgccccgccccctgcttaGGTGCTCTCTCTCggtctcaaataaaatcttctaaaaataaaaaaaaattaaaaataatagtaataaaaagaaacaggacacTGCCTCCACCCCGTCCTTCCCCAGTCATAACCCACCCACCCTGTTCCAGAAATAAACACTACCTTGACTTTTTATGATCCGCTGTTTCtctcatttcccccttctcttccctaacTTCCTTCCCCATCAGGCAACCATCCTCTTGCTTGCTGGGGACACTTTCTGCCGCTGTTCTTACAAAGTACGTATTGTTTTACAGAAGGATATACGTGTGATATTGTTTTTTCTGCCTTACGGAGTTTCTCAAAATTCCCTGTCGGCACTGTTACAAAAAACCATCCGCGTTGCTCTGTTCCTCCAACTGCCCCAGAGGAGGCCATGGCCAGTAGCACGTCTGACCTCTCCTTTGCCCGGCCGCCTCCAACTCCCCACCACCCGGAGGAATGAACCCCACACCCCTCGGGACTCGTCTTAAGAGGATCTTTAGGATACTAAGATTAGAAGCAGGGTCGTCAGGTGAGCACATACCCCTTCCTTTACTGAACAGTGAACAGTTACCCTACGCAATAGCCATACGGTTCACACCCCATTACCAGCACGTGAGGGTTCAattgtccccaccccccaccaatgCAGTTTGATTTTGTAGCCGATTTGGGCCTCGAGCCAGTGCTCGATGCCATCTCACTGTTACTTTATACACACCTAGCATTTTTCTGATTTAGAGGCTGCAAAGACGAGGCCCAGGGactcccccacccctgacaaAGGTGAGGAAGGTCCCGCGCTGCTATGCCCTAGGCTTGCCATTACCACACCTCCTCGGGCTGTGGGCCTGGCCTCACACCATTTAGGCCTCCAGTCACTGTCCTCCCTAAAATTCCTAAGCAGGCTCAGGGCTCCACCAGCAGAACTCTGAGGCCTGGCCCCATGGTGCCACCTCCTGGCTGTCGCCCTCTGGCCCGGGCCCAGCTACTGGCCCCACTTACTGGTTGAAAAGCATGGATAGCATGAGCTCGTTGGTCTCCTCGGGCAAGTTGGTGAGGAATAAGATGTGATTTGGCGGATTTTCTGAAAGCTGCAAGGAAGTGACAGAGCCCATGAGTCTAGTGGGGGACGTACTGCCTTCCTGtttcccacccccgccccacttGAATTCTTTCTGGCCCCTTTATTTGACATCCCTGATGTTGCCTGTCTACACTGCCTTGCCCCCCGACCAGAATACAGGCCACAGCGGGTGCTCCAC
It contains:
- the MIA gene encoding melanoma-derived growth regulatory protein isoform X2, with the translated sequence MMAGSPVFLGVIVLLSAFPGPSVGGRAMPKLADRKLCADEECSYPISMAVALQDYVAPDCRFLTIHRGQVVYVFSKLKGRGRLFWGGSVQGDYYGDLAARLGYFPSSVVREDQTLKPGKIDVKTDKWDFYCQ
- the MIA gene encoding melanoma-derived growth regulatory protein isoform X1, which translates into the protein MMAGSPVFLGVIVLLSAFPGPSVGGRAMPKLADRKLCADEECSYPISMAVALQDYVAPDCRFLTIHRGQVVYVFSKLKGRGRLFWGGSVQGDYYGDLAARLGYFPSSVVREDQTLKPGKIDVKTDVSVLGADRDREGGPWGCEDGQKCFCLWLPGSVALCAGTNFLPQFSYL